From the genome of Streptomyces sp. NBC_00659, one region includes:
- a CDS encoding transglycosylase family protein — MVAAGVTGSAIVIPLLAAASASAADGNTWDRVAQCESGGAWSADQSNGYYGGLQLDQENWEAHGGLDYAPRADQASRSQQIAVAEKVLADKGLAAWPTCGPLSGLSKGAAGVSVDTGVAGDASNDEDESGSYVSSGLATSPSTSPSDNSSASSDSGDSSDAAGSTAEPSASQSSDSSDAATGKGDKSAKSGKKEASSSPSDAPSTSTGRHRGGDAEESATGGGADSTTGRHAASASSDTAYVADVIDNLWKVSDELGLGGGWVDLPTADAVATDSAPGLVAPGQSIADTAETAQK, encoded by the coding sequence ATGGTCGCCGCAGGGGTGACCGGATCGGCGATCGTCATCCCGCTGCTCGCCGCGGCGAGCGCGAGCGCGGCCGACGGGAACACCTGGGACCGGGTGGCGCAGTGTGAGAGCGGTGGCGCGTGGAGCGCCGACCAGAGCAACGGGTACTACGGCGGCCTTCAGCTCGACCAGGAGAACTGGGAGGCGCACGGCGGCCTCGACTACGCCCCGAGGGCCGACCAGGCCAGCCGCTCGCAGCAGATAGCCGTCGCCGAGAAGGTGCTCGCCGACAAGGGCCTCGCGGCCTGGCCGACCTGCGGGCCGCTCTCGGGTCTCAGCAAGGGCGCGGCCGGCGTCAGCGTCGACACGGGCGTGGCCGGCGATGCCTCGAACGACGAGGACGAGTCCGGTTCGTACGTTTCGTCCGGCCTGGCGACGTCACCCAGTACGTCACCTTCGGACAATTCTTCCGCTTCGTCCGATTCGGGTGACTCCTCGGATGCCGCCGGCAGTACTGCGGAGCCCAGCGCCTCGCAGAGCTCCGACAGCTCGGATGCGGCGACCGGCAAGGGTGACAAATCGGCCAAGTCCGGGAAGAAGGAGGCTTCTTCGAGCCCCTCCGACGCCCCGAGCACCAGCACCGGGCGGCACCGCGGCGGGGATGCCGAGGAGAGCGCGACCGGCGGCGGCGCCGACAGCACCACCGGGCGGCATGCCGCGAGCGCCTCGAGCGACACCGCGTACGTCGCGGACGTCATCGACAACCTCTGGAAGGTTTCCGACGAGCTGGGCCTCGGTGGCGGATGGGTCGACCTGCCCACCGCCGACGC
- a CDS encoding cytochrome P450 family protein: MTEYEASASAAPELFTWEFATDPYPAYAWLRENAPVHRTRLPSGVEAWLVTRYADAKQTLADQRLSKNPAHHDEPAHAKGRTGIPGERKAELMTHLLNIDPPDHTRLRRLVSKAFTPRRVAEFAPRVQELTDQLIAGFAARGSADLIHEFAFPLPIYAICDLLGVPREDQDDFRDWAGMMIRHGGGPRGGVARSVKKMRGYLAELIHRKREALTAEPAPGEDLISGLIRASDHGEHLTENEAAAMAFILLFAGFETTVNLIGNGMHALLTHPGQRARLQASLAAGESGLLETGVEELLRYDGPVELATWRFATEAVRIGGQDIAAGDPVLVVLAAADRDPERFEQPDTLDLARRDLQHLGYGHGIHYCLGAPLARLEGQIALGTLLGRLPDIQLAGESADLRWRGGLIMRGLRTLPVEFTPVK; the protein is encoded by the coding sequence GTGACCGAGTACGAAGCCTCCGCCAGCGCCGCCCCCGAACTCTTCACCTGGGAGTTCGCCACCGACCCCTACCCGGCGTACGCCTGGCTCAGGGAGAACGCGCCCGTGCACCGCACGCGGCTGCCCAGCGGGGTGGAGGCCTGGCTCGTCACGCGGTACGCCGACGCCAAGCAGACCCTCGCCGACCAGCGGCTGTCCAAGAATCCCGCGCATCACGACGAGCCCGCGCACGCGAAGGGCCGGACCGGGATTCCCGGGGAGCGCAAGGCCGAGCTCATGACGCATCTGCTGAACATCGACCCGCCGGACCACACCCGGCTGCGGCGGCTCGTCAGCAAGGCGTTCACGCCGCGGCGCGTGGCCGAATTCGCCCCACGGGTGCAGGAGCTGACGGACCAGCTCATCGCCGGGTTCGCGGCCAGGGGTTCCGCGGACCTCATCCACGAGTTCGCCTTCCCGCTCCCCATCTACGCCATCTGCGACCTGCTCGGCGTCCCGCGCGAGGACCAGGACGACTTCCGTGACTGGGCGGGCATGATGATCCGGCACGGCGGCGGGCCCAGAGGCGGGGTCGCCCGGTCCGTGAAGAAGATGCGCGGGTATCTCGCCGAGCTCATCCACCGCAAGCGCGAGGCGCTGACCGCGGAGCCCGCACCGGGCGAGGACCTCATCTCCGGGCTCATCCGCGCCTCCGACCACGGCGAGCACCTCACCGAGAACGAGGCCGCCGCCATGGCCTTCATCCTGCTCTTCGCCGGCTTCGAGACCACGGTCAATCTCATCGGGAACGGGATGCACGCCCTGCTCACCCACCCCGGGCAGCGGGCGCGTCTCCAGGCCTCCCTCGCGGCCGGGGAGAGCGGGCTGCTCGAGACGGGTGTCGAGGAACTCCTGCGCTACGACGGGCCCGTGGAACTGGCCACCTGGCGGTTCGCGACCGAGGCCGTGCGGATCGGCGGGCAGGACATCGCGGCCGGCGACCCCGTGCTCGTGGTGCTCGCGGCCGCGGACCGCGACCCCGAACGTTTCGAACAGCCGGACACGCTCGATCTCGCGCGACGTGACCTTCAGCACTTGGGCTACGGCCACGGCATCCACTACTGCCTGGGCGCGCCGCTCGCCCGGCTGGAGGGGCAGATCGCGCTCGGTACGCTCCTCGGCCGCCTGCCCGACATCCAACTCGCCGGAGAATCGGCCGATTTGCGCTGGCGTGGAGGTCTCATTATGCGTGGATTGCGCACGCTTCCTGTGGAGTTCACCCCGGTCAAATAG
- a CDS encoding globin domain-containing protein, whose translation MDPEILRSSFAVVERRAEFAVKYFYSHLFRHNPELRALFPADLARDMERQRDRLFAALTFVMDRLEDPDLPRYLRSLGRDHRKYLTRPGHYAAVGESLIAAFAVVAGSAWSAETEKAWTAAYGVIARCMLEGAGEARHHGEPLWWDAEVVSRTRHGDGLAVLTLLPRQRLTYSPGQYVSVCVPHLPRVWRPYSLANAPRADRTVDLHVSRVEGGMLSTALVRRTRVGDVLRLGPPGGGLTLRTPADRPLTLIAAGTGWAPVKALLEQLDPAHEARLFLVARDIAHLYDRPAVERLRAALPRLAVTYITPAPGRPKVQATERLLTALGNRAGWTRHDVYVAGPPDLVEETGDALSALGAPADRVFHDPLPPTGESRPRPVGAAQWLLDRPPPAWHNPAGRTPGP comes from the coding sequence GTGGACCCCGAAATACTCAGATCCAGCTTCGCGGTCGTGGAACGACGGGCCGAGTTCGCGGTCAAGTACTTCTACTCGCACCTCTTCCGCCACAACCCGGAGCTCCGCGCGCTGTTCCCGGCGGATCTCGCCCGGGACATGGAACGGCAGCGGGACCGGCTCTTCGCGGCGCTCACCTTCGTCATGGACAGGCTGGAGGATCCGGACCTGCCCCGTTACTTACGGAGTCTGGGCCGCGACCACCGCAAGTACCTGACCCGGCCCGGGCACTACGCGGCCGTGGGGGAGAGTCTGATCGCCGCGTTCGCGGTCGTCGCGGGCTCGGCCTGGAGCGCCGAGACCGAGAAGGCGTGGACCGCCGCGTACGGGGTGATCGCCCGGTGCATGCTGGAGGGCGCCGGGGAGGCCCGGCACCATGGCGAGCCGCTCTGGTGGGACGCCGAGGTCGTCTCCCGCACCCGGCACGGCGACGGCCTCGCCGTCCTCACCCTGCTGCCACGGCAACGGCTCACCTATTCCCCCGGTCAGTACGTCAGTGTCTGCGTGCCCCATCTGCCTCGTGTCTGGCGGCCCTACTCCCTCGCCAACGCGCCGCGCGCCGACCGCACCGTCGACCTGCACGTCAGCCGCGTCGAGGGCGGCATGCTCTCCACCGCCCTCGTCCGGCGGACCCGGGTGGGCGACGTACTGCGGCTGGGCCCGCCCGGCGGCGGCCTCACCCTGCGGACGCCCGCCGACCGGCCCCTCACCCTCATCGCGGCCGGCACGGGCTGGGCACCGGTGAAGGCCCTGCTGGAACAGCTCGACCCCGCCCACGAGGCCCGTCTGTTCCTCGTGGCCCGCGACATCGCGCACCTCTACGACCGGCCAGCCGTCGAACGCCTGCGGGCCGCGCTCCCCCGGCTCGCCGTCACCTACATCACCCCCGCGCCCGGCCGCCCCAAGGTCCAGGCGACCGAACGGCTGCTCACCGCGCTGGGCAACCGGGCCGGCTGGACCCGGCACGACGTCTATGTCGCCGGTCCGCCCGATCTCGTCGAAGAGACCGGCGACGCGCTCTCCGCTCTCGGAGCACCGGCCGACCGGGTCTTCCACGACCCGCTGCCGCCGACCGGGGAGAGCCGTCCCCGCCCGGTGGGCGCGGCCCAGTGGCTTCTCGACCGCCCCCCTCCGGCCTGGCACAACCCGGCGGGCCGCACCCCCGGACCGTGA
- a CDS encoding nucleoside triphosphate pyrophosphohydrolase: MTADGRGAADPGRIVMLTTSHRVAPGLLSWPAWQALHGADRVLCSDGAHPQVPYLREAGIGVDEESPTAQELVDACASGRSVVVVATGEGEPRLTDGLARLAGSGRIRMPDLELLPASYDLPGARLLDLVQVMDRIRAECPWSSRQTHEGLAKYGLEESYELVEAIEEGDRDELREELGDVLLQVVFHSRIAEDDMEAPFSIDDVAGGIVAKLIHRHPHVFGDETATTPEEVKEHWLRTKAEEKRRTSVTEGVPLGQPGLALSAKLSSRARTAGLDVPLPAGEGVGYELLAMAVRAEAEGVDPEAALRAAARTYRDAILGAEEKGGAG, from the coding sequence GTGACCGCCGACGGCAGGGGCGCCGCCGACCCCGGCCGCATCGTCATGCTCACCACCAGCCACCGCGTGGCGCCCGGCCTGCTGTCCTGGCCGGCCTGGCAGGCGCTGCACGGCGCGGACCGGGTGCTGTGCTCGGACGGCGCGCACCCGCAGGTCCCGTATCTGCGCGAGGCGGGCATCGGGGTCGACGAGGAGTCACCGACCGCGCAGGAGCTGGTCGACGCGTGTGCCAGCGGCCGCTCGGTGGTCGTCGTCGCCACCGGCGAGGGCGAACCCCGGCTCACCGACGGTCTGGCCCGCCTGGCGGGCTCCGGCCGCATACGGATGCCGGACCTGGAACTGCTGCCCGCCTCGTACGACCTGCCGGGCGCGCGTCTGCTCGACCTCGTCCAGGTGATGGACCGCATCCGCGCCGAGTGCCCCTGGTCGTCCCGGCAGACGCACGAGGGCCTGGCGAAGTACGGCCTGGAGGAGTCGTACGAGCTCGTCGAGGCCATCGAGGAGGGCGACCGGGACGAGCTGAGGGAGGAGCTCGGCGACGTCCTGCTCCAGGTCGTGTTCCACTCCCGGATCGCCGAGGACGACATGGAGGCTCCGTTCTCGATCGACGACGTGGCCGGCGGGATCGTCGCCAAGCTGATCCACCGGCACCCGCATGTCTTCGGCGACGAGACGGCCACGACGCCCGAGGAGGTCAAGGAGCACTGGCTGCGCACCAAGGCCGAGGAGAAGCGGCGCACCTCCGTCACCGAGGGTGTCCCGCTCGGCCAGCCGGGTCTGGCCCTGTCGGCCAAGCTGTCGTCCCGGGCGCGTACGGCGGGACTCGACGTTCCGCTGCCCGCGGGCGAGGGCGTGGGATACGAACTGCTGGCGATGGCCGTCCGTGCCGAGGCCGAGGGCGTCGACCCCGAGGCGGCGCTGCGGGCGGCGGCGCGGACGTACCGGGACGCGATCCTCGGGGCGGAGGAAAAGGGAGGGGCGGGCTGA
- a CDS encoding SurA N-terminal domain-containing protein, with the protein MHRRRRTALVLSAAIIAAAPLLTGCGSDAHPGAAAVVGDSRITVAQLEGRVDEVRSAQRAASKDDAQYAQVVASTGTLTRDTLHSMVLDRVLDRAAKNAGVEVTRKDSQQMRSALEQQAGGSKALETAWLSNYGVAPKRLDDSLRTEIEARKLAAALGVDMNTTDGKAAFWKAMSTASKQLHVDLNPRYGTWDVQKSSRVDAKTPWVREVSTAVTPQPA; encoded by the coding sequence TTGCACCGCCGCCGTCGCACCGCGCTCGTCCTCTCCGCCGCGATCATCGCCGCGGCCCCTCTGCTCACCGGGTGCGGCAGCGATGCCCATCCCGGCGCGGCGGCCGTCGTCGGAGACAGCCGGATCACCGTCGCGCAGTTGGAGGGCCGGGTCGACGAGGTGCGCTCGGCGCAGCGGGCCGCCAGCAAGGACGACGCCCAGTACGCGCAGGTCGTCGCGAGCACCGGCACCCTCACCCGCGACACCCTGCACAGCATGGTCCTGGACCGGGTGCTGGACCGGGCGGCCAAGAACGCCGGCGTGGAAGTCACCCGCAAGGACTCGCAGCAGATGCGGTCGGCGCTCGAACAGCAGGCGGGCGGCTCGAAGGCGCTGGAGACGGCCTGGCTGTCGAACTACGGCGTGGCGCCCAAGCGCCTCGACGACAGCCTGCGCACCGAGATCGAGGCCCGCAAGCTCGCCGCCGCACTCGGCGTCGACATGAACACCACCGACGGCAAGGCCGCCTTCTGGAAGGCGATGTCCACCGCCTCGAAGCAGCTCCATGTCGACCTGAACCCGCGCTACGGCACCTGGGACGTCCAGAAGAGCAGCCGGGTCGACGCGAAGACGCCGTGGGTGCGTGAGGTCTCCACGGCGGTGACCCCGCAGCCCGCGTAA
- a CDS encoding glycoside hydrolase domain-containing protein — translation MSDHRQSRKRRYITWGVAGVAVVAGAGIAAQTSMAATTWPAQKTYTGRAFDTCAAPSLTAMKAWHTGFYGAAAVYIGGKNRGCAQPNLTASWVKSVSTLGWKLIPLYVGAQPSCQTGSSPEKITTATAASLGAADGADAVAKASALGMKAGSPVYLDMESYDITNKACNDAVLTYVRAFDKVLRAKTYRSGYYGFTSSSAKAVATATDKTDLPGNLWYALWDQKNTTTTDWPWGATQFTGHSRAHQYMVNSKETIGGVTITVDRDAWDAPVAITG, via the coding sequence ATGTCCGACCATCGTCAGTCGAGGAAGCGCCGGTACATCACCTGGGGGGTGGCCGGGGTCGCCGTCGTCGCCGGCGCCGGTATCGCCGCGCAGACCTCCATGGCCGCCACGACCTGGCCCGCCCAGAAGACCTACACAGGCCGCGCCTTCGACACCTGCGCGGCGCCCTCGCTCACCGCGATGAAGGCCTGGCACACTGGCTTCTACGGAGCCGCCGCCGTGTACATCGGCGGCAAGAACCGCGGATGCGCCCAGCCCAACCTCACCGCGTCCTGGGTCAAGTCGGTCAGCACGCTGGGCTGGAAGCTCATCCCGCTGTACGTCGGCGCACAGCCGTCCTGCCAGACCGGGAGCAGCCCCGAGAAGATCACCACCGCGACCGCGGCCTCGCTCGGCGCGGCCGACGGAGCGGACGCGGTCGCCAAGGCCTCCGCCCTGGGGATGAAGGCCGGCAGCCCGGTCTACCTGGACATGGAGTCGTACGACATCACGAACAAGGCGTGCAACGACGCCGTGCTGACGTACGTGCGCGCCTTCGACAAGGTCCTGCGCGCCAAGACGTACCGCTCCGGGTACTACGGCTTCACCAGCTCCAGCGCCAAGGCCGTCGCGACCGCGACCGACAAGACGGACCTGCCGGGCAACCTCTGGTACGCGCTGTGGGACCAGAAGAACACCACGACCACTGACTGGCCGTGGGGTGCCACCCAGTTCACCGGCCACAGCCGCGCCCACCAGTACATGGTCAACAGCAAGGAGACCATCGGCGGCGTCACGATCACCGTGGACCGCGACGCCTGGGACGCGCCGGTCGCCATCACCGGCTGA